CTGTTCCGGGTCCTGCAAATCCAGATCGTAATCCAACGGTCGCCGTTTGGCGGCCACCAGAAAATTCTTGGCGGTGTTAATCGCGATACGATAGAGCCACGTGTAAAAGGCACTATCTCCACGAAATTTCGGCAGAGCACGGTACGCTTTAATGAAAGCTTCCTGAGTGATATCCATCGCTTCGGCCTGATCGCGCACATAGCGCATGACCAAGTTGACGATTTTGTGCTGATATTTCAGCACCAGGATATCAAACGCCTTCTTATCGCCCTGTTGTACCCGCTCTACCAGCAGCTGGTCGTTGGCGCGCTCACTCATGCTGTAACACCGGTGTTCGCAGCAACCCTACTGCCACAACGATAGACTCGTTGT
This is a stretch of genomic DNA from Pseudomonadota bacterium. It encodes these proteins:
- the rpoE gene encoding RNA polymerase sigma factor RpoE; this translates as MSERANDQLLVERVQQGDKKAFDILVLKYQHKIVNLVMRYVRDQAEAMDITQEAFIKAYRALPKFRGDSAFYTWLYRIAINTAKNFLVAAKRRPLDYDLDLQDPEQYDMQARLKETDTPEGLLLTEEIRETVMDAIDALPEDLRTAILLREMEGMSYEEIAQTMDCPVGTVRSRIFRAREAVDKRLRPIMAGGLGK